The genome window AAAAGAGCAAAATGCACTAGCAAGCACAAATCCATCTAAATTTGTGCAAGATTTTAGCGCATATTGATATTTTATAGGAATTGATTTTTTATGTAAAAATATAGTTCTAGAATCTTGATATGAGGCTGCAACGATATTTTTCCAAAACTTATAAGCGCCATTTGAGATCTTGCATATAGTAGAAAATTCGCAATTAAGCACATAATCATCTAAAAAACTATTTGATGATAACGTAAATTTAACCACTTTTACTCCAAAATTTCTCATATTTTAATAAATAAATAGAAAAAATTCAAGAATTTCATAAATTTATAAAATTTCTCAAATTTATCCACCTATTTAAGCAACTTTTAAGCATATCTCTTATATAATTCCAGCTCACGAATTGAGAAACACCTTAACCATCTTTTAAACTTGGTTAAATCATCTCTTTATCGTTTTTGTTTTTTAATTTATATAATGTTAAACTATCTTTTATAGTCAATCTTTGAAATCTAAACAAGTGATCGATTGAGCCAGAATCTATATTATATAATATTAGATTCAACACTTATATACATAATATAAAGTTTTTAGATTAAAACTTCATAATACTTAAGTAGTTTATCTACTTTAATTTTTTATGGAGAGTTTGATCCTGGCTCAGAGTGAACGCTGGCGGCGTGCCTAATACATGCAAGTCGAACGGACAAGTAAGAGCTTGCTCTTATGAGTTAGTGGCGCACGGGTGAGTAATGTATAGTTAATCTGCCCTACACTGGAGGACAACAGTTAGAAATGACTGCTAATACTCCATACTCCTTCTTAACACAAGTTAAGTCGGGAAAGTTTTTTCGGTGTAGGATGAGACTATATTGTATCAGCTAGTTGGTGAGGTAATAGCTCACCAAGGCTATGACGCATAACTGGTCTGAGAGGATGATCAGTCACACTGGAACTGAGACACGGTCCAGACTCCTACGGGAGGCAGCAGTAGGGAATATTGCTCAATGGGGGAAACCCTGAAGCAGCAACGCCGCGTGGAGGATGACACTTTTCGGAGCGTAAACTCCTTTTGTTAGGGAAGAACAATGACGGTACCTAACGAATAAGCACCGGCTAACTCCGTGCCAGCAGCCGCGGTAATACGGAGGGTGCAAGCGTTACTCGGAATCACTGGGCGTAAAGGACGCGTAGGCGGATTATCAAGTCTTTTGTGAAATCTAATGGCTCAACCATTAAACTGCTTGAGAAACTGATAATCTAGAGTGAGGGAGAGGCAGATGGAATTGGTGGTGTAGGGGTAAAATCCGTAGAGATCACCAGGAATACCCATTGCGAAGGCGATCTGCTGGAACTTAACTGACGCTAATGCGTGAAAGCGTGGGGAGCAAACAGGATTAGATACCCTGGTAGTCCACGCCCTAAACGATGTATACTAGTTGTTGCTGTGCTAGTCATGGCAGTAATGCACCTAACGGATTAAGTATACCGCCTGGGGAGTACGGTCGCAAGATTAAAACTCAAAGGAATAGACGGGGACCCGCACAAGCGGTGGAGCATGTGGTTTAATTCGAAGATACGCGAAGAACCTTACCTGGGCTTGATATCCTAAGAACCTTGTAGAGATACGAGGGTGCTAGCTTGCTAGAACTTAGTGACAGGTGCTGCACGGCTGTCGTCAGCTCGTGTCGTGAGATGTTCGGTTAAGTCCGGCAACGAGCGCAACCCACGTATTTAGTTGCTAACAGTTCGGCTGAGCACTCTAAATATACTGCCTTCGTAAGGAGGAGGAAGGTGTGGACGACGTCAAGTCATCATGGCCCTTATGCCCAGGGCGACACACGTGCTACAATGGCATATACAATGAGACGCAATATCGCGAGATGGAGCAAATCTATAAAATATGTCCCAGTTCGGATTGTTCTCTGCAACTCGAGAGCATGAAGCCGGAATCGCTAGTAATCGTAGATCAGCCATGCTACGGTGAATACGTTCCCGGGTCTTGTACTCACCGCCCGTCACACCATGGGAGTTGATTTCACTCGAAGCCGGAATACTAAACTAGTTACCGTCCACAGTGGAATCAGCGACTGGGGTGAAGTCGTAACAAGGTAACCGTAGGAGAACCTGCGGTTGGATCACCTCCTTTCTAGAGTACAAAGTGATGATCTCACAATTATCACTTCAAAGGAGTCTCAATCACACTTGTTTAGGTTTGAGGGATTGACAAGGGGAATTAGCTCAGCTGGGAGAGCGCCTGCTTTGCACGCAGGAGGTCAGCGGTTCGATCCCGCTATTCTCCACCATAATCTATTATAAAGATAGTATATTTATTAAAGCCTAATCAGAGAGTTTAGCTTAAACTTTCTTATTAGACTTTATAAATAGTCTAAAGTTATTTAATTTACCATTGTTAAAAGTCACAATCAAGTTTTAATATTTAAAACAATTTTACAGGACTTGTTAAAGCTTTGAATTTGATTTGATTGCAACTACTCTATATTATGTTATCCCAATATAGTTTATATAGAGTATAAATATTAACTTCACAAGCTATTAAGTTTTTAAAGCTTACTTAATAGTATGTTAATGCTTTCCGTCTTATTAAATTTAAATTCAAATATTATAAATCTAAATAGAGATAAATAGGAACTAAGAGATTAATTCTTAAATAGTTTTAAATAACTTCTTTATAATTATCTATTTTATTCTTATCTATTTAACTTTATCTTTAACAAGGAAGTGATGCGAATTAGAATATACATAATAATCTAATAAAAAAGGTAAGCTACTAAGAGCAAATGGTGGATGCCTTGGCTAGTAGAGGCGATGAAAGACGTGCCAGGCTGCGATAAGTCTCGGGGAGCCGTCAAGGGGCTTTGATCCGGGAATTTCTGAATGGGGCAACCCAGTATATAGTGATATATACTACCGCAATGCGGAGCGAACGTTGGGAATTGAAACATCTTAGTACCAACAGGAAAAGAAATCAAAAGAGATTACGCTAGTAGCGGCGAGCGAACGCGTAAGAGGGCAAACCACTAGCTTGCTAGTGGGGTTGTAGGACTGCAATATAGACTTAAACAAACTAATAGAATAAGCTGGAAAGCTTAAGCGTAGAGGGTGATACTCCCGTATATGAAAGTGCGTTTATACTTAGCAGGATCCTGAGTAGGGCGGGACACGTGTAATCCTGTCTGAAGCTGGGTAGACCACTATCCAACCCTAAATACTACTACTAGACCGATAGTGCACAAGTACCGTGAGGGAAAGGTGAAAAGAACTGAGGTGATCAGAGTGAAATAGAACCTGAAACCATTTGCTTACAATCATTCAGAGCCCTATGATTTATCAGGGTGATGGACTGCCTTTTGCATAATGAGCCTGCGAGTTGTGGTGTCTGGCGAGGTTAAGGAAACCCGGAGCCGTAGCGAAAGCGAGTCTTAATAGGGCGTATAGTCAGATGCTGCAGACCCGAAACGATGTGATCTATCCATGAGCAGGTTGAAACTGGTGTAAGAGCCAGTGGAGGACCGAACAGACGGCCGTTGAAAAGGCTCCTGATGACTTGTGGATAGGGGTGAAAGGCCAATCAAACATCGTGATAGCTGGTTCTCTCCGAAATATATTTAGGTATAGCGTTGTGTAGTAACTTTGTGAGGTAGAGCACTGAATGGGCTAGGGCATACACCAATGTACCAAACCCTATCAAACTCCGAATGCGCAAAGTGTAATCACAGCAGTCAGGCGGCGAGTGATAAAATCCGTCGTCGAGAGGGGAACAACCCAGACTAACAGCTAAGGTCCCTAAATCTCATTTAAGTGGAAAACGATGTGGAGTTACTGAAACAACCAGGAGGTTGGCTTAGAAGCAGCCATCCTTTAAAGAAAGCGTAATAGCTCACTGGTCTAGTGATTCTGCGCGGAAAATATAACGGGGCTAAAATGAGTACCGAAGCTTTAGACTTGTTTTTACAAGTGGTAGGAGAGCGTTCTATTCAGCGTTGAAGGTATACCGGTAAGGAGTGCTGGAGCGGATAGAAGTGAGCATGCAGGCATGAGTAGCGATAACTCAGGTGAGAATCCTGGGCGCCGTAAACCCAAGGTTTCCTACGCGATGCTCGTCATCGTAGGGTTAGTCGGGTCCTAAGCAAAGTCCGAAAGGGGTATGCGATGGAAAATCGGTTAATATTCCGATACCAATTATTATGTGCGATGGAAGGACGCTTAAAGTTAGTGGAGCTAGCGGATGGAAGTGCTAGTCTAAGGGCGTAGGTTGAGTTATAGGCAAATCCGTAACTCTCTATCCGAGACCTCAAAGGCTCTTGACGCTCTTCGGAGTAGATGGAGAATCCATGATACTATCGAGCCAAGAAAAGTTTCTAAGTTTAGTAATAATTGCCCGTACCGTAAACCGACACAGGTGGGTGGGATGAGTATTCTAAGGCGCGTGGAAGAACTCTCTTTAAGGAACTCTGCAAAATAGCACCGTATCTTCGGTATAAGGTGTGCCTACCAGTGTATTAAGATTTACTCCCAAAGCATTGAAGGTTACAACAAAGAGTCCCTCCCGACTGTTTACCATAAACACAGCACTCTGCTAACTCGTAAGAGGATGTATAGGGTGTGACGCCTGCCCGGTGCTCGAAGGTTAATTGATGGGGTTAGCATTAGCGAAGCTCTTGATCGAAGCCCGAGTAAACGGCGGCCGTAACTATAACGGTCCTAAGGTAGCGAAATTCCTTGTCGGTTAAATACCGACCTGCATGAATGGCGTAACGAGATGGGAGCTGTCTCAAAGAGGGATCCAGTGAAATTGTAGTGGAGGTGAAAATTCCTCCTACCCGCGGCAAGACGGAAAGACCCCGTGGACCTTTACTACAGCTTGACACTGCTATTTGGATAAAGATGCGCAGGA of Campylobacter vicugnae contains these proteins:
- a CDS encoding cysteine permease, producing MVKFTLSSNSFLDDYVLNCEFSTICKISNGAYKFWKNIVAASYQDSRTIFLHKKSIPIKYQYALKSCTNLDGFVLASAFCSFTGVASSHLVASNGSNLHDILEIKMVDKFKFVNLKKLYDDLGLAYSTYIYIEKCKYFSPTPFEKRIKITDTLCLGYY